The Methanobacterium lacus genome includes a region encoding these proteins:
- the acs gene encoding acetate--CoA ligase has protein sequence MPGDLDSLLKEKRIFKPSLEFVKDSNIYKWMEKRNIKDYDELLELAEKDPEWFWDELAHELEWFEPYTKTFNWNPPHAEWFVNGKFNIVQNAIDRHAHGEQKDKTAFIWEGESGEVRSLTYKQLQMQVNKFANVLRDLGVKKGDTVSIYLPMILELPIAMLACAKIGAIHSVVFSGFWAKAFQERINDADSKVAITADGFTRRGKQICLKENVDVILENTPSIQKLIVVEHAKIPIEMDSNRDIWWHEAMEKAVFECTTEEMDPEDPLFILYTSGTTGKPKGVVHVHGGYGVGVYTTLKFVFDIKPDDIWWCAADIGWITGHSYIVYAPLMMGATSVIYEGTPDYPDPGRVWSMIEKYNVSVFYTAPTTVRMFMKFGEKWPEKYDISSLRLLGSVGEPINPEAWIWYHEVIGKSRCPIMDTWWQTETGMHLITPLPISDLKPGSAVKPFPTIVADVIDDDGNSIKGGGGHLVIKSTWPAMFRTLYNDPNRYEAYWSSFKNTYLSGDVARKDDDGYFWIQGREDDVLNVAGHRISTAEVESALVSHPGVAEAAVVGKPDEIKGEEISAFVVIKENYHFETSYETVLRHHVRTEIGPIATPKYIKLVGDLPKTRSGKIMRRVIKARVKGETVGDTSTLANPEAVKEIEKLD, from the coding sequence ATGCCTGGTGATTTAGATTCTTTACTCAAAGAAAAACGGATTTTTAAACCATCTTTGGAATTTGTTAAAGATTCTAATATCTATAAATGGATGGAAAAGCGTAATATAAAGGATTATGATGAATTATTAGAATTAGCAGAGAAGGATCCTGAATGGTTCTGGGATGAACTTGCTCATGAACTAGAATGGTTTGAACCCTATACCAAAACCTTCAACTGGAATCCACCCCATGCAGAATGGTTTGTTAATGGAAAATTTAACATTGTACAAAATGCCATTGACAGACATGCCCATGGGGAACAAAAGGATAAAACCGCATTTATATGGGAAGGAGAATCTGGTGAGGTTCGTAGTTTAACTTATAAACAACTCCAAATGCAAGTTAACAAATTTGCTAATGTTTTGAGGGATCTTGGAGTTAAAAAAGGTGATACAGTTAGTATTTATCTTCCAATGATTCTAGAACTACCAATTGCAATGTTAGCATGTGCAAAGATTGGGGCCATACATTCCGTGGTTTTTTCAGGATTTTGGGCAAAGGCTTTTCAAGAAAGAATAAATGATGCTGATTCAAAGGTTGCGATAACTGCAGATGGTTTCACAAGAAGGGGTAAACAGATTTGTCTCAAGGAAAATGTTGATGTGATTTTGGAAAACACCCCAAGCATCCAAAAATTGATTGTAGTTGAACATGCCAAGATTCCTATTGAAATGGATTCAAATAGGGACATATGGTGGCATGAAGCCATGGAAAAAGCAGTATTTGAATGTACAACAGAAGAGATGGATCCAGAAGACCCACTATTTATTCTATACACCTCTGGAACAACTGGGAAACCCAAGGGAGTTGTACATGTACATGGGGGATATGGTGTTGGAGTTTACACCACACTGAAATTTGTTTTTGACATTAAACCCGATGATATCTGGTGGTGTGCAGCAGATATAGGATGGATCACTGGACACAGCTACATAGTATACGCGCCCCTCATGATGGGTGCAACATCGGTGATCTACGAGGGAACACCGGACTATCCAGATCCCGGACGTGTGTGGAGTATGATTGAAAAGTACAATGTATCAGTGTTTTACACTGCACCAACCACAGTTAGGATGTTCATGAAATTTGGTGAAAAATGGCCTGAAAAATATGATATCAGTTCTTTAAGGTTGCTCGGCAGTGTGGGTGAACCAATTAATCCAGAAGCATGGATATGGTACCATGAAGTTATAGGAAAGAGTCGTTGTCCAATTATGGACACATGGTGGCAGACAGAAACAGGAATGCATCTCATCACGCCACTGCCCATCTCAGATCTAAAACCCGGTTCAGCTGTTAAACCATTCCCAACCATTGTTGCAGATGTAATTGATGATGATGGAAATTCCATTAAAGGGGGTGGGGGACATTTGGTTATCAAATCAACATGGCCGGCCATGTTTAGAACCCTGTACAACGATCCAAACAGGTACGAAGCCTACTGGAGCAGTTTTAAAAACACGTATTTAAGTGGGGATGTGGCACGTAAAGATGATGATGGCTATTTCTGGATACAGGGCCGAGAAGATGATGTGTTAAATGTTGCAGGGCATAGGATCAGTACCGCAGAGGTGGAATCTGCACTTGTAAGTCATCCTGGTGTAGCAGAAGCTGCAGTTGTGGGAAAACCCGATGAAATTAAAGGTGAAGAGATAAGTGCCTTTGTTGTGATCAAAGAGAACTACCACTTCGAAACAAGTTATGAAACTGTGCTAAGACACCACGTTAGAACTGAAATAGGCCCCATAGCAACACCTAAATATATAAAATTAGTTGGAGATCTTCCGAAAACTCGTTCAGGAAAGATCATGCGCCGTGTGATCAAGGCCAGAGTTAAGGGTGAAACAGTGGGAGACACAAGCACACTCGCAAATCCAGAAGCAGTAAAAGAAATAGAGAAGTTGGATTAA